The following proteins are encoded in a genomic region of Brachypodium distachyon strain Bd21 chromosome 1, Brachypodium_distachyon_v3.0, whole genome shotgun sequence:
- the LOC100838763 gene encoding uncharacterized protein LOC100838763, translating to MNHLLLPSPLPLLLHRPSSSKPLLLPHTLHRRHFTPKAAPDGNSGDSPTAAAPEPTTDAAPSAAPASSSKPTNVKDRLRSRNQSRRVQDAYPVEVRMMKGKEKRNDSAGPRREKPQAQRRRKEWDEMSLGEKALELYVGEKGALFWLNKFAYASIFIMAGAWILFRFVGPATGLYQLDAPPLAPTDVLRGS from the coding sequence ATGAATCACCTCCTGCTCCCCTCcccgctccctctcctcctccaccgcccctCCAGCTCCaagcctctcctcctcccgcacaccctccaccgccgccacttCACCCCCAAAGCCGCACCGGACGGCAACTCCGGCGACAGCcccacggccgccgcgcccgagCCCACCACGGACGCCGCACCCTCTGCCGCGCCCGCGTCCAGCTCCAAGCCCACCAACGTCAAGGACCGCCTCCGGTCCAGGAACCAGTCCCGCCGCGTGCAGGACGCGTACCccgtggaggtgaggatgatgaagggcaaggagaagaggaacgATTCCGCggggccgaggagggagaagcCGCAGGcgcagcggcggaggaaggagtGGGACGAGATGAGCCTGGGCGAGAAGGCCCTGGAGCTGTACGTCGGCGAGAAGGGCGCGCTCTTCTGGCTCAACAAGTTCGCCTACGCCTCCATCTTCATCATGGCCGGCGCCTGGATCCTGTTCCGCTTCGTCGGCCCCGCCACCGGGCTCTACCAActcgacgcgccgccgctggcgcccACGGACGTCTTGCGTGGCTCGTAG